In Chloroflexota bacterium, one DNA window encodes the following:
- a CDS encoding NAD(P)H-dependent oxidoreductase subunit E, with protein MLYEQHKAEIDGILARYPVDRKRSALLPLLYLAQDVYGRLDRDSIREVAEILDLPYTDVFEVVGFYTLFYNEEVGKVVLDVCDDVPCCFCGAEELVADLENRLGIKAGETTKDKVFTLRRVKCIAACDQAPVLQANLEFHNRVLPDKVEAMLTKLRNDVESGKPVSISGRLAER; from the coding sequence GTGCTGTACGAACAACACAAGGCTGAAATTGATGGAATTTTGGCCCGCTATCCTGTAGATCGCAAACGCTCGGCCTTGTTGCCGTTGTTATATTTGGCCCAAGATGTCTATGGCCGCTTGGATCGCGATTCAATTCGCGAAGTGGCCGAGATTCTTGATTTGCCCTATACCGATGTTTTTGAGGTCGTAGGTTTTTATACACTCTTTTATAACGAAGAAGTTGGCAAGGTTGTGCTCGATGTCTGCGACGACGTGCCATGCTGCTTCTGTGGTGCTGAAGAGTTGGTCGCCGATTTGGAAAATCGCCTGGGGATCAAAGCTGGCGAAACTACCAAAGATAAGGTTTTCACCTTGCGCCGCGTGAAATGTATTGCCGCTTGCGATCAAGCCCCAGTGCTGCAAGCCAACTTAGAGTTTCACAACCGCGTCTTGCCCGATAAAGTCGAAGCCATGCTCACCAAGCTGCGTAACGATGTCGAATCTGGCAAGCCCGTGAGCATCTCTGGCCGCCTTGCAGAACGCTAA
- the nuoF gene encoding NADH-quinone oxidoreductase subunit NuoF, which produces MPKTELKEYIVMRNREIENIRDLDVYLANGGYEMAKKALTSMTPAAIIDEVKKSGLRGRGGAGFPTGVKWSFVPKELNPKYLVVNADESEPGTFNNHEIIDENPHQLLEGIVISAFAIGANVAYIYIRGEFAYGARFLEQKIAEARERGLIGKNLFGTGYDVEIYVHRGAGAYICGEETALLESLEGKIGQPRLKPPFPAVAGLYAKPTVVNNVETLTNVPRIIEKGADWFRSFGTEKSPGTKAVSISGHVKNPGNYEIPLGITIREFIFDWAGGMRDPNLPLKFIIPGGASSNWLTEQHLDLPMTWDDMAAAGTMLGSGAMVVLDTSVPVVRAALKVDEFFKHESCGKCSPCREGTHFLVKVWERIDEGHGRVGDIELLADVGKQMLGKCFCPLGDSSVSAVNSAIKFFRPELDAAIDAQH; this is translated from the coding sequence ATGCCTAAGACTGAACTCAAAGAATATATTGTGATGCGCAATCGCGAAATTGAAAATATTCGCGATCTCGATGTGTATCTGGCAAATGGCGGTTATGAAATGGCCAAGAAAGCCTTGACCAGCATGACTCCAGCCGCGATTATCGACGAAGTGAAAAAATCGGGCTTGCGCGGTCGTGGCGGCGCTGGCTTCCCGACTGGGGTTAAATGGAGCTTCGTTCCTAAGGAATTAAACCCCAAATATTTGGTGGTTAATGCCGATGAGAGCGAGCCAGGCACGTTCAACAACCACGAAATTATCGACGAAAATCCGCATCAATTGCTCGAAGGGATTGTGATTAGTGCCTTTGCAATTGGCGCAAATGTGGCCTATATCTACATTCGCGGCGAATTTGCCTATGGCGCACGCTTCCTTGAGCAAAAAATTGCCGAAGCCCGCGAACGTGGCTTGATCGGCAAGAATTTGTTTGGTACTGGCTACGATGTGGAAATTTATGTCCATCGTGGGGCTGGCGCTTACATTTGTGGCGAAGAAACTGCCTTGCTCGAATCGCTCGAAGGCAAAATCGGCCAGCCACGCTTGAAGCCACCCTTCCCTGCTGTCGCTGGTTTGTATGCCAAACCAACCGTGGTCAACAACGTCGAAACCTTGACCAACGTGCCACGGATTATTGAAAAAGGCGCTGATTGGTTCCGCTCGTTCGGCACCGAAAAATCGCCTGGCACCAAAGCAGTTTCAATTAGCGGCCACGTCAAAAACCCGGGCAACTATGAAATTCCCTTGGGCATCACGATTCGCGAGTTCATTTTCGATTGGGCTGGCGGCATGCGCGACCCTAATTTGCCCTTGAAGTTTATTATCCCAGGCGGCGCTTCATCCAACTGGCTGACCGAGCAACACCTCGATTTGCCAATGACATGGGATGATATGGCCGCTGCCGGGACAATGCTCGGCTCAGGCGCGATGGTCGTGCTCGATACCTCGGTTCCCGTGGTGCGAGCTGCCTTGAAGGTTGACGAATTCTTCAAACACGAATCGTGTGGCAAGTGTTCGCCCTGCCGCGAAGGCACGCACTTCTTGGTCAAGGTGTGGGAGCGGATCGACGAGGGCCACGGGCGGGTTGGCGATATTGAATTATTGGCTGATGTTGGCAAGCAAATGCTTGGCAAGTGTTTCTGCCCACTGGGCGATTCATCAGTTTCAGCCGTCAATAGCGCGATCAAATTCTTCCGGCCTGAGCTTGATGCAGCGATCGATGCACAACACTAA